The following proteins are co-located in the Takifugu flavidus isolate HTHZ2018 chromosome 16, ASM371156v2, whole genome shotgun sequence genome:
- the nceh1a gene encoding neutral cholesterol ester hydrolase 1a, whose product MRPLPVFVTVLLTAALAYYIYIPLPDAIQEPWRLMMLDAALRTTMTLAAVKSWLGLGHYIHTIRRSTEGMESILRPGSSGGGVTPGVRVSDVTFAGVPVRVYEPLAGGDGHLRRGLVFLHGGGWALGSGKKGSYDMVNRMLSDELNTVVVSVEYRLYPEVHFPVQYLDCLAAAKHFLSPEVLSRYEVDPERVGMAGDSAGGNLAAAVVQEISSDDGVSVKFSVQALIYPVLQALDFNTPSYLQNQHIPILYRPLMVRFWLQYLSADLSLESQCLENNHSSLDHPDISPEVRARLDWTVLLAPKYRKKHKPVIVDKGSPGKTVQLPGLLDVRASPLLAGPEVLAKCPRTYILTCEFDVLRDDGLMYARRLQDAGVEVTNDHYGDGFHGCFSFAVWPFDFDLGKRAVRAYLNWLKDNL is encoded by the exons ATGCGGCCTCTGCCTGTCTTTGTTACCGTGTTATTAACGGCGGCGCTCGCCTATTACATCTACATCCCGCTGCCGGACGCCATCCAGGAGCCGTGGCGGCTGATGATGCTGGATGCTGCGCTGAGGACCACCATGACCCTG GCCGCGGTCAAGTCCTGGCTCGGCCTGGGCCACTACATCCACACCATCAGGCGGTCCACCGAAGGCATGGAGAGCATCCTCCGGCCAGGGTCCAGCGGAGGAGGGGTCACCcccggggtcagggtcagtgatgTCACTTTTGCTGGGGTCCCTGTCCGCGTCTACGAGCCGCTGGCTGGCGGGGACGGTCATCTGCGGAGAGGTTTGGTGTTTCTCCACGGCGGGGGCTGGGCCCTCGGCAGCGGCA AGAAAGGGTCATACGACATGGTCAACCGCATGCTGTCCGATGAGCTCAACACTGTCGTGGTCTCCGTTGA GTATCGCCTGTATCCAGAGGTGCACTTCCCTGTGCAGTATCTGGACTGTCTGGCTGCTGCCAAGCACTTCTTGTCCCCGGAGGTTCTGTCCAGGTACGAAGTCGACCCCGAGCGCGTCGGCATGGCCGGCGACAGTGCTGGAGGGAACCTGGCCGCCGCCGTCGTCCAAGAG ATTTCGAGCGATGACGGCGTTAGCGTGAAATTCAGCGTCCAGGCGTTGATCTACCCGGTGCTGCAGGCCTTGGATTTCAACACGCCGTCCTACCTGCAGAACCAGCACATCCCCATCCTGTACCGTCCACTCATGGTGCGCTTCTGGCTGCAGTACCTGAGCGCGGACCTCTCGCTGGAGTCCCAGTGTCTGGAGAACAACCACAGCTCCTTGGACCACCCTGACATTAGCCCGGAGGTGAGAGCTCGCCTGGACTGGACCGTCCTCCTGGCGCCGAAGTACAGGAAGAAGCACAAACCTGTGATCGTGGACAAAGGTTCTCCTGGGAAAACGGTCCAACTGCCTGGGCTGCTGGACGTGAGGGCTTCGCCGCTGTTGGCTGGTCCGGAAGTGCTGGCCAAGTGCCCCCGGACTTACATCCTCACGTGCGAGTTTGACGTGTTGAGGGACGACGGACTGATGTACGCACGCCGCCTTCAGGACGCAGGGGTGGAGGTCACCAACGACCACTACGGGGACGGCTTCCACGGCTGTTTCAGCTTCGCTGTATGGCCTTTTGACTTTGACCTGGGGAAGAGAGCAGTCAGGGCTTACCTGAACTGGCTCAAGGACAACTTATGA